CTGCCGGAATTCCGGCAGTTTTTTTGTTTTGACCCCTCTTCACTTCTCAGAATACATAAGGTAAAATATACAAAAGAAGATTTTTCGACAAATTCACGTTTCCTTGTTTGTCAAATTTCATTTTTAGTCGAAAAACGGAGAAAAACATAGAATTACAAAGATATGCCACTAATATTGGTGATTATGATTTTTTTAGAGGGTATATAGCGGTTTTGTCGAATGTAAACATGTAGCAAGGGTGAATCCTGTTAACTACATTTGGGGAGGAAGAAACGTGGAGAAAATTAAAGTTTGTGTTGCTGACGATAATCGAGAGCTGGTAAGCCTGTTGAGTGAATATATAGAAGGACAGGAAGACATGGAAGTCATCGGTGTTGCTTATAACGGACAGGAATGCCTGTCGTTGTTTAAAGAAAAAGATCCCGATGTGCTCGTATTGGATATTATTATGCCGCATTTGGACGGACTTGCGGTTATAGAGCGGCTGCGGGAATCAGACCTGAAAAAACAGCCGAATGTCATTATGCTGACAGCCTTTGGGCAGGAAGATGTCACGAAAAAGGCCGTCGATTTAGGCGCGTCCTACTTTATTCTGAAACCGTTTGATATGGAAAACCTTGTCGGGCATATCCGCCAGGTCAGCGGGAATGCAAGCAGCGTGACGCATCGCGCGCCGTCATCACAAAGCAGCATTATACGCAGCGCCCAGCCAGAACCAAAGAAGAAAAATCTCGACGCGAGCATCACAAGCATTATCCATGAAATCGGCGTCCCAGCACATATTAAGGGCTATCTCTATCTGCGCGAAGCCATCTCAATGGTATACAATGACATTGAATTGCTCGGCAGCATTACTAAAGTTCTCTATCCGGACATCGCCAAAAAATTCAACACAACCGCAAGCCGTGTAGAAAGAGCAATCCGCCATGCGATTGAAGTCGCATGGAGCAGAGGGAACATTGATTCGATTTCCTCGTTGTTCGGCTATACAGTCAGCATGACAAAAGCCAAACCTACCAACTCAGAGTTCATTGCGATGGTTGCGGATAAGCTGAGATTAGAGCATAAGGCTTCTTAGGCATGAGAATAGTAGCGGATGATTAAATCAAACGTCTTTTATTTATTGGTTTGCGCTGATAAATAAGAGGCGTTTTGTTTTGGGGAAATATCGTCATGATAGGAAGGATTTTTTTCCGCAAGGAGTGATGCATGTGTTTGAAAAGTATGGCTTGTTGATTGCACTATTTATTCTTGCGCTTTGCGTCAATTCGAACATCATTATAGAATCACGCATACTAGGCACCTTGATCGACTTTATCTCATTTACAGCCATAATTTCTTGTGTTTTCTGTGCTTGGAGAATTAAAACCAAACAATCAGAAGCAAATTGAAACCTTTTCCCTGTAAAATCGTAAGTAAGGAAGCATACATGAGCAAAGGAGACGTACGAATGAAAAAGAAAAAAGCAAGAAAGCGTGACGGGCTTCTCCTAGATTTGCTTCCTGAAGCAGCTGGCGAGCTTCTTCTCTTGCTATTTAGATGTTTACATAAACTATTGATTTAAAGTTGAAAAAGACTGCCGAAATCGTTTCGGCAGTCTCCGCACATTAATCTTTATAGGGCACCCAGCCAGGCGTGTTCACAATCGCTTGCCATAGCGGTTCAGGCAAATGGTATTTTTCTTTATCTGTGCCTTTAATTACGGTTTCGATTTGTTTTTCCCGGCCCTCTTTTACTTTCACAGTCCAGTCAGGGTCAACTAAAATTTCTCGTCCCATTGCGACAAGCGGAATACCGTTTTCGATGACGGCCAGTGCGTCATCTGCGGAATGGATGGAACCGACGGCAATCAGCGGCACTTTGTTGCCGACACGTTCATTCAATAAGTCCATGCGTGTGCGAGTCGGATCTGCACCGCGGCGCGCTTTTGAGTTCACGTCCATCAGTGAGATGTGAAGGTAATCCAACTCTTTATCCGCTAAAGCATCAACAAGCGTGAAGGTTTCTGTCATTGTTAATCCTGGTGTCTCAGGTTCTTCCGGAGACAGGCGGTAGCCGACTAAAAACGCACCCTTCGCATGTTCTGCAGCAGCTTTTTTCACTTCATCGACAATAGCGAGCGGGAAGGCTAACCGTTTTTCATCGCTTCCTCCCCAGCGGTCTGTACGCTGATTGGTTTTCGGAGAATAAAACTGCTGAATCAAGTAGCCGTTCGCGCCGTGAATTTCGACACCGTCAAAGCCGGCTTCAATGGCGCGTCTTGTCGCTTCTCCAAATGCCTTTACAATGTTTTCTGTTTCTTCTTCTGTTAAGGCGCGGGCAATTTGCTTGCCGTTATCAAATACGTCACTTGGCGCAACAACATCTTGTTGCGGAACGAGCTCAGACGGGCATTCAATGCCGCCGTGGTGAATTTGGACAACGGCTTTAGCGCCTTGCGACTGAATGGCTTGCGCTAATTTTTTTAAACCAGAGATGTTGGAGTCGTCATGGATGGCCGGCTGCCCGGGAAATGCTTTTCCGTCCGGCGTGACGTTGGCGCAGGCTGTAATCACCATTCCCATCTCTTTTGAGCGTGGGATGATGTAGTCAAGTTCTGCTTCAGAGATCGAACCGTCTTCATTAGAAGCGTAATGCGTCATTGGTGCCACTGTGATCCGGTTGTCGATTGTAACGCCGCTTTTAAACGTAAATGGTTCAAACAGCGGTTTATACGTAGGGTTCATATGATCATCTTCTTTCGTTTGGATTCGCACATATTCTAGCCTATATGTGAAAATTAATGCAATTGATTTGCTTTACCGGCTGAATATCTTGAGTATAGCTTGATATTTTCTCCGCTTTTTTTCGAGCTTCTTGAAGATTGACAACAAAATCGCTTGCTCAAAGGAAGAGCGTGAATTTTTATGGAACATCACTTAAGAAGATTACGCCTCGCTACTCACCCGTCAAACGATTCGCACCTCTCATTCTTCACATGTTTAATGTGTTTTTCATATAGACACTTCCTCATAGACACGACTGTTTTCTTTAAAAAACATGGAATCCTCATGCTGATTTTTCGCGTAATATTGGCAAAAGGCCGCAGAAGCATTTTCGGTGAGGTTGATGAGATGGGCCTTTATCCTAGAGTGGTAGCGTTACAAACTGTATAATGGAGAAAACAGGAAACTTTAAGGGTTGAGGTGGAACGATGACAAAGATTTTTGCCCATCGGGGGGCATCTGGTCAATTTCCCGAAAATACAATGCTTGCATTTGAAAAAGGAATGGAAGCCGGAGCGGATGGAATTGAGCTTGATGTGCAGCTCACAAAAGATGGGCGTATTATTGTGATCCATGATGAAAGACTGGATCGGACGACATCGCTCAAAGGATTCGTCAAGGATACAACGTATGATGTGCTAAAGACTGCGAATGCGGCTGCTGGTCACGGCCGAACATACAGTGATGCCCAAGTGCCGCTGCTAGAAGACGTTCTCTCGTGGGCGGAAAAAAAGGATTTCCTCATTAACATTGAATTAAAAAACAGTGTGATCCGCTATGAAGGCATGGAAGAAAAGTTGCTGGAGTCAGTGAAGCGATTCAAAATAGAGGAAAGAGTGATCCTGTCCACATTTAACCATGAAAGCTTGGCGCTATGCGGACGGCTCGCTCCCCATATTGAACGGGCGGTATTGACTTCAGATGTGCTTTATCAGGCTGACCGGTATATCACATCGATTCCGGCTTCCGGCTATCACCCGAAGCTGAACAGCCCGGGGGCGGCGGATGAAGTAGTGAAGAAAATGAGGAACAGTTCGATCAAGGTAAGGCCATATACAGTCAATCGGCCGGAAGATATGAAGCGTCTCTTTGATGCGGGGGCAGACGGCATTTTCACCGATTTTCCTGCAAAGGCTTTGGCATTGCTAAAAGATAAATAGTTGTTATAGAAGGAGGCTGTTGGCGCAGTCTTCTTTTTTTCATTCATTCAAGATCGTTACAAAGCATACATTCATAGAAGACAACTAGAAATTGTAAGCGCTGTCTATCTTCTGAATGAGGTGAAACCATGAGGAAAACAGTCATTGTAAGTGCCGCAAGAACACCATTTGGCAAGTTCGGCGGGGCATTAAAAGAAGTAAAGGCAGCTGAGCTTGGGGGCATTGCGATGAAGGAGGCGTTACATCGCGCTGGAGTATCTGGAGATGAGGTGGAAGGAACTGTGATGGGCATGGTTGTCCAAGCCGGCTCAGGGCAGATTCCTTCCCGCCAAGCTGCCCGTCTGGCTGGAATGCCTTGGAGTGTGCCGTCAGAAACGCTAAATAAAGTCTGCGCATCCGGACTGCGCGCTGTCACCTTATGTGATCAAATGATTCGGGCGCAAGATGCGGATATTCTTGTTGCCGGGGGAATGGAAAGCATGAGCAATATTCCGTATGCCGTTCCCGCCGGGCGCTGGGGAGCGCGGATGGGTGATGGCGAGCTTAGGGACTTAATGGTTTATGACGGGTTAACATGCGCGTTTGACAAGGTGCACATGGCTGTTCACGGAAATACAGCTGCCAAGGAATATAGAATCTCACGAGAGGAGCAGGATGAATGGGCGTTAAGAAGTCATGCGCAGGCCGCTAAGGCAGCTGATAAAGGAAAGTTCCATGATGAAATCGTTCCCGTCAGCTGGACCAACAGAAAAGGAAAAACAGGCGTTGTTGACCAAGATGAAGCGATTCGCCGTGACACGAGCCTGGATCAGCTTGCGGCACTTTCTCCGATTTATACAAATGACGGTTCCATCACAGCCGGCAATGCGCCCGGGGTCAATGACGGAGCCGGCGCGTTTGTGCTGATGTCTGAGGACAAAGCTGCAGAGCTTGGCGCCCGGCCGCTGGCTACTATTCTTGGTTTTTCGACAATGGGAATGCAAGCGCATGAGCTAGCCGCAGCACCCGGGTTTGCGATCAATAAGCTCTTGAAAAAGAACGGTTTAACCGTCCAAGATATTGACTTGTTTGAAGTAAATGAAGCGTTTGCTTCTGTTGTTTTGACATGTGAAAAAATCGTCGGTTTCGATCTTGAAAAAGTCAATGTGAACGGCGG
The Bacillus vallismortis genome window above contains:
- the spo0A gene encoding sporulation transcription factor Spo0A, which codes for MEKIKVCVADDNRELVSLLSEYIEGQEDMEVIGVAYNGQECLSLFKEKDPDVLVLDIIMPHLDGLAVIERLRESDLKKQPNVIMLTAFGQEDVTKKAVDLGASYFILKPFDMENLVGHIRQVSGNASSVTHRAPSSQSSIIRSAQPEPKKKNLDASITSIIHEIGVPAHIKGYLYLREAISMVYNDIELLGSITKVLYPDIAKKFNTTASRVERAIRHAIEVAWSRGNIDSISSLFGYTVSMTKAKPTNSEFIAMVADKLRLEHKAS
- a CDS encoding acetyl-CoA C-acetyltransferase, which translates into the protein MRKTVIVSAARTPFGKFGGALKEVKAAELGGIAMKEALHRAGVSGDEVEGTVMGMVVQAGSGQIPSRQAARLAGMPWSVPSETLNKVCASGLRAVTLCDQMIRAQDADILVAGGMESMSNIPYAVPAGRWGARMGDGELRDLMVYDGLTCAFDKVHMAVHGNTAAKEYRISREEQDEWALRSHAQAAKAADKGKFHDEIVPVSWTNRKGKTGVVDQDEAIRRDTSLDQLAALSPIYTNDGSITAGNAPGVNDGAGAFVLMSEDKAAELGARPLATILGFSTMGMQAHELAAAPGFAINKLLKKNGLTVQDIDLFEVNEAFASVVLTCEKIVGFDLEKVNVNGGAIALGHPIGASGARILMTLVYELKRRGGGLGVAAICSGAAQGDAVLVQVH
- a CDS encoding NADH-dependent flavin oxidoreductase, whose product is MNPTYKPLFEPFTFKSGVTIDNRITVAPMTHYASNEDGSISEAELDYIIPRSKEMGMVITACANVTPDGKAFPGQPAIHDDSNISGLKKLAQAIQSQGAKAVVQIHHGGIECPSELVPQQDVVAPSDVFDNGKQIARALTEEETENIVKAFGEATRRAIEAGFDGVEIHGANGYLIQQFYSPKTNQRTDRWGGSDEKRLAFPLAIVDEVKKAAAEHAKGAFLVGYRLSPEEPETPGLTMTETFTLVDALADKELDYLHISLMDVNSKARRGADPTRTRMDLLNERVGNKVPLIAVGSIHSADDALAVIENGIPLVAMGREILVDPDWTVKVKEGREKQIETVIKGTDKEKYHLPEPLWQAIVNTPGWVPYKD
- a CDS encoding glycerophosphodiester phosphodiesterase, giving the protein MTKIFAHRGASGQFPENTMLAFEKGMEAGADGIELDVQLTKDGRIIVIHDERLDRTTSLKGFVKDTTYDVLKTANAAAGHGRTYSDAQVPLLEDVLSWAEKKDFLINIELKNSVIRYEGMEEKLLESVKRFKIEERVILSTFNHESLALCGRLAPHIERAVLTSDVLYQADRYITSIPASGYHPKLNSPGAADEVVKKMRNSSIKVRPYTVNRPEDMKRLFDAGADGIFTDFPAKALALLKDK